In bacterium, a single window of DNA contains:
- a CDS encoding glycosyltransferase family 4 protein, which produces MSLSIVFYHRGTPCFGDSPLQTPLGGTESAMIAMAEALAAMGHDVRIFCNVTRIGEYKGVQYCDAATFESYGLSHTPDVFICIRHLLPLMIRRWGKLQIYFSPDATDQMFLNCVIDVKLTLKEGQATVGAYSLADAHPYVDAIFCVGEWQKQTFVQKYNIPPQKIYVVHNGVDPSFFSIPKGDSLQKRGHHLVYCSTPYRGLDFLADYFPAIKEKVPDVTCTVLSGMQIYGFSNEADSSEFKNLYDKCTRAGMNMVGPVSKPRLAEYLLKSRVLVYPNTYTETFCMAVLEAQAMGLPVVTTQLAGLKERVSSNNDGFLIEGHPSSETYRSSFIQKTVDLLTQDDLWERMSCEALLKAQSFHYDKLAVEWDRLFKELMPQTIISNPAFPLSAKRYEILVGGYPKTVDLKVGFMAQSVAHKMKFYGFPYSASQFLKMSVNSLNSLIYHKEIQL; this is translated from the coding sequence ATGAGCCTTTCTATTGTTTTTTATCATCGGGGAACGCCCTGTTTTGGTGATTCTCCGTTGCAAACTCCCTTAGGTGGTACTGAGTCGGCCATGATTGCTATGGCCGAAGCCTTGGCCGCTATGGGGCACGATGTTCGTATTTTTTGTAATGTGACGCGTATAGGTGAGTATAAAGGTGTTCAATATTGTGATGCCGCCACATTTGAATCTTACGGTTTATCTCATACGCCCGATGTTTTTATTTGTATCCGTCATCTCTTGCCATTAATGATTCGTCGTTGGGGTAAATTGCAAATTTATTTTTCTCCCGATGCTACCGATCAAATGTTTTTAAACTGTGTCATTGACGTTAAGCTTACTTTAAAAGAAGGGCAAGCCACAGTTGGGGCTTATTCATTGGCCGATGCACACCCCTATGTAGACGCCATTTTTTGTGTGGGTGAATGGCAAAAACAAACCTTTGTGCAAAAATACAATATTCCACCCCAAAAAATTTATGTGGTGCATAATGGTGTTGATCCTTCTTTTTTTTCTATCCCCAAGGGCGATTCACTTCAAAAACGTGGTCATCATTTGGTTTATTGTTCTACGCCATATAGAGGACTTGATTTTTTGGCCGATTATTTCCCTGCTATTAAAGAAAAAGTACCTGATGTTACCTGTACCGTTTTGAGCGGAATGCAAATTTATGGTTTTTCAAATGAGGCCGATAGCAGTGAGTTTAAAAATCTCTATGATAAATGCACTCGTGCCGGCATGAACATGGTAGGGCCAGTGTCTAAGCCCAGGCTTGCCGAGTATTTGCTGAAATCCCGTGTACTTGTTTATCCCAATACTTACACCGAAACATTTTGTATGGCTGTTTTAGAGGCCCAGGCTATGGGGCTACCGGTAGTCACTACGCAATTAGCCGGTCTTAAGGAGAGAGTAAGTTCCAATAATGACGGTTTCCTGATTGAAGGACATCCCTCAAGTGAAACATATCGTTCCAGTTTTATCCAAAAAACAGTAGATCTTCTAACCCAAGACGATTTGTGGGAGCGAATGAGTTGTGAAGCCCTTCTAAAGGCCCAAAGTTTTCATTATGACAAGTTGGCTGTAGAATGGGATCGCCTTTTTAAAGAGCTTATGCCACAAACTATTATTTCCAATCCTGCCTTTCCCTTATCCGCCAAGCGTTACGAAATTTTAGTGGGGGGGTATCCCAAAACGGTAGACCTTAAGGTTGGCTTTATGGCCCAGTCTGTGGCTCATAAAATGAAGTTTTATGGCTTTCCATATTCAGCTAGCCAATTTTTAAAAATGAGTGTAAACTCTTTGAACAGCTTGATTTATCATAAGGAAATTCAATTATGA
- a CDS encoding HDOD domain-containing protein, translated as MVDEKVREKVGAFLSDVKQIPTLPDVYLRVKKAFEDPSLSVDYLADAIRYDQSLTISILRLANSPLFGFRHKISSISQAIMLIGLREVYSLVLSISVMGLFPVKEDDKTSVFPAKEFWKHSLGVAIASKTLGTMMGHPYPEELFVAGLIHDIGIMIEKMILGKKFDEICIKAKKENKFFLEAEVESLGFTHSEVGHILTETWKFPSSLIEATAHHHHPVRAKDSTNLDTIAVVHVAESLIRGLRIGWAGDPFVTPVDLEALKRLHLVPFNEMDTIVSKIITEYDAAVSTLIS; from the coding sequence ATGGTGGACGAAAAGGTACGCGAAAAAGTAGGAGCATTTTTATCAGACGTAAAACAGATTCCTACATTGCCAGATGTATATTTAAGGGTTAAAAAGGCATTTGAAGATCCGTCATTATCGGTAGATTATTTGGCGGATGCCATCCGATACGATCAATCACTTACCATATCTATTCTCCGTTTGGCAAATTCACCTCTTTTTGGGTTTAGACATAAAATTAGTTCTATAAGCCAGGCTATTATGCTTATTGGTTTACGCGAAGTATATAGCTTGGTTTTATCTATTTCGGTGATGGGTTTATTTCCGGTTAAGGAAGACGATAAAACATCGGTCTTTCCAGCTAAGGAGTTTTGGAAGCATTCTTTGGGTGTTGCTATTGCCTCTAAAACCCTGGGAACTATGATGGGGCATCCTTATCCCGAAGAACTTTTTGTGGCCGGGCTCATTCACGATATTGGTATCATGATTGAAAAAATGATTTTAGGTAAAAAATTTGATGAGATTTGTATCAAGGCAAAAAAGGAAAATAAATTTTTTCTTGAGGCGGAGGTAGAGTCGCTGGGTTTTACTCATTCGGAAGTGGGGCATATTTTAACAGAAACCTGGAAATTTCCTTCCTCTCTTATTGAGGCAACGGCCCATCATCATCATCCTGTTCGTGCAAAAGATTCTACTAATTTAGATACAATTGCCGTAGTTCATGTAGCCGAATCTCTTATAAGAGGTTTACGTATTGGTTGGGCAGGTGATCCCTTTGTGACTCCCGTTGATTTAGAGGCTTTAAAACGCCTTCATTTAGTTCCCTTTAACGAAATGGATACCATCGTTTCAAAAATAATTACCGAATACGATGCAGCGGTTAGCACTCTCATCAGCTAG